Proteins encoded by one window of Sus scrofa isolate TJ Tabasco breed Duroc chromosome 12, Sscrofa11.1, whole genome shotgun sequence:
- the GRN gene encoding granulins precursor (The RefSeq protein has 2 substitutions compared to this genomic sequence), producing MWTLVSWVALVTGLVAGTQCPDGQLCPVACCLDPGGASYSCCNPVPDKWPKALSQHLGVPCKTKAQCPPGHSCILTTNETSNCCPFPEAVSCRDGLHCCPQGFHCSADGWSCLRRPDTKPSDDILCPNSQFHCPNSSTCCTMLDGSWGCCPLPQASCCGDKVHCCPHGTSCDLAHSRCLTVTNTHPMAKIPSQETIKTAIQCPDAESQCHNNSTCCKLSSGKYGCCPLPNATCCSDHIHCCPHGFVCDPVKKKCFSKENEAIDFFTKLPAHSVQEVKCDTEVSCPDDYTCCRLQSGKWGCCPFVQAVCCNDHVHCCPTGYQCNIEKGTCDLETQWVPWKEKIPASLSRPDLLAMERDVPCDNVSSCPSSSTCCPVTPGEWGCCPAPEAVCCSDHQYCCPKGHTCVGKGHCKRKKDMVTGLNKMPTRRASASQPGNTTGCDQHTSCPVGQTCCPSLSKGWACCQLPHAVCCEDRQHCCPAGYTCNVKARTCEKEEDSALPATHLARVGDVACGERRFCHNNYTCCRDSLGGWACCPYRQGICCADGRHCCPAGFRCGARGTKCLHKEALRWDAPLRDPAPRQLL from the exons ATGTGGACCCTGGTGAGCTGGGTGGCCTTGGTGACAGGGCTGGTGGCTGGAACACAGTGCCCGGATGGTCAGCTCTGCCCCGTGGCCTGCTGCCTGGACCCGGGAGGAgccagctacagctgctgcaatCCCGTTCCG GACAAGTGGCCCAAGGCACTGAGCCAGCATCTGGGCGTACCCTGCAAGACTAAAGCCCAGTGCCCTCCTGGCCACTCCTGCATCCTCACCACCAATGAGACCTCCAACTGCTGCCCGTTCCCAGAG GCCGTGTCATGCAGGGATGGCCTCCACTGCTGCCCGCAGGGCTTCCACTGCAGTGCTGATGGGTGGTCCTGCCTCCGAAGACCAG ATACCAAGCCCTCGGATGACATCCTGTGCCCCAACAGCCAGTTCCATTGCCCCAACTCCTCCACGTGCTGCACTATGCTTGACGGCTCCTGGGGCTGCTGCCCCATGCCCCAG GCTTCCTGCTGTGGAGACAAGGTGCACTGCTGCCCCCACGGCACCTCCTGTGACCTGGCCCATTCCCGCTGCCTCACAGTGACCAACACCCACCCCATGGCAAAGATCCCTTCACAAGAGACTATAAAGACAg ccGTCCAGTGCCCAGATGCAGAGTCCCAGTGCCACAATAATTCCACCTGCTGCAAGCTGTCCAGTGGAAAGTATGGCTGCTGCCCGTTGCCCAAT GCCACCTGCTGCTCCGATCACATACACTGCTGCCCCCACGGCTTTGTGTGTGACCCGGTCAAGAAGAAGTGCTTCTCCAAGGAGAATGAAGCCATAGACTTCTTCACCAAGTTGCCAGCGCACTCAG TGCAGGAGGTGAAGTGTGACACAGAGGTGAGCTGCCCGGACGACTACACCTGCTGCCGCCTGCAGTCCGGAAAATGGGGCTGCTGCCCTTTTGTCCAG GCTGTCTGCTGTAACGACCACGTACACTGCTGCCCGACCGGATATCAGTGTAACATAGAGAAGGGCACCTGTGACCTGGAGACCCAGTGGGTGCCCTGGAAGGAGAAGATCCCGGCCAGCCTCAGCCGGCCGGACCTCCTAGCCATGGAGAGAGATGTCCCCTGTGATAACGTCTCCAGCTGTCCCTCCTCCAGTACCTGCTGTCCAGTCACGCCTGGAGAGTGGGGCTGCTGTCCTGCCCCAGAg GCTGTCTGCTGCTCGGACCACCAGTACTGCTGCCCCAAGGGCCACACGTGTGTCGGCAAGGGACACTGTAAGAGGAAGAAGGACATGGTGACCGGACTGAACAAGATGCCCACCCGCCGGGCTTCCGCGTCCCAGCCCGGAAACACCACGGGCTGTGACCAGCACACCAGTTGCCCGGTGGGGCAGACCTGCTGCCCGAGCCTGAGCAAGGGCTGGGCCTGCTGCCAGCTGCCCCAC GCCGTGTGCTGTGAGGACCGCCAGCACTGCTGCCCGGCTGGCTACACCTGCAACGTGAAGGCCCGAACATGTGAGAAGGAGGAGGACTCTGccctccctgccacccacctGGCCCGTGTGGGCGACGTGGCGTGTGGGGAACGGCGCTTCTGCCACAACAACTATACCTGCTGCCGAGACAGTCTTGGAGGCTGGGCCTGCTGTCCCTACCGCCAG GGCATCTGTTGTGCAGACGGGCGTCACTGCTGCCCGGCAGGCTTCCGCTGTGGGGCCAGGGGCACCAAGTGCTTGCACAAGGAGGCCCTGCGCTGGGACGCTCCTCTGAGGGACCCGGCTCCAAGACAGCTGCTGTGA